From a region of the Pseudanabaena sp. ABRG5-3 genome:
- the cutA gene encoding divalent-cation tolerance protein CutA — MKLYYVTLNTVDEARQIGRSLLEQQLAVCVNWFPITCAYRWEGEITEEPEVVLMIKTQSGLQTEIEQAIRDRISYTNFIAEISPSHVNEGFLGWLNREVPYEVTNKEAQ; from the coding sequence ATGAAACTTTATTACGTTACCCTGAATACAGTAGACGAAGCCCGACAGATTGGGCGATCGCTACTAGAACAGCAGTTAGCCGTATGTGTAAATTGGTTTCCGATTACCTGTGCCTACCGTTGGGAGGGGGAAATTACGGAAGAGCCTGAAGTTGTGTTGATGATCAAAACCCAATCAGGACTACAGACCGAAATCGAACAAGCTATTCGCGATCGCATTAGCTACACCAATTTTATTGCCGAGATTTCACCGAGCCATGTAAATGAAGGCTTTTTAGGCTGGTTAAATCGCGAAGTCCCCTACGAAGTCACTAATAAAGAGGCACAATGA
- the ribBA gene encoding bifunctional 3,4-dihydroxy-2-butanone-4-phosphate synthase/GTP cyclohydrolase II, with the protein MTKFQFDSIPDALNDLKSGRLIVVVDDENRENEGDLIGAAQFATPEMVNFMAVKARGLICLAMTGDRLDRLDLPLMVDRNTDSQQTAFTVSIDAVEGTSTGISAEDRSRTIQAAINPNTRPNDLRRPGHVFPLRAKDGGVLKRAGHTEAAVDLAQMSGLYPAGVICEIQNDDGSMARLPELIEYAKLHNLKLISIADLISYRLEHDRFVKREAIASLPSLFGNFRVYGYRNTLDNTEHLAIVKGDLQDFPENEVLVRVHSECLTGDALGSLRCDCRGQLQSALKMIEFANWGVVVYLRQEGRGIGLINKIKAYSLQDGGLDTVEANEKLGFGADLRTYGIGAQILHDLGIKKMRLITNNPRKLAGLKGFDIEIVGRLPLLIETNEYNLRYLETKAEKLGHLLLQTKLVTLGIHWTTEKSTELLDQLRETAASNDLLLQEETSTAFASLFADADTQEINKESEKDLANKFTIVHLGFDSSNEISDDWYAEPNHPYRQAIIRVLKHLKQWEQVKNFKFCVASNDAETPTGFAETINLGLAWHTPWLTDRIYEWFNFFHHAADDLAILNK; encoded by the coding sequence TTGACAAAGTTTCAATTTGATTCCATTCCCGATGCCCTGAACGATCTCAAATCTGGTCGCCTCATTGTCGTGGTCGATGATGAAAACCGTGAAAATGAAGGCGATCTGATTGGTGCAGCCCAATTTGCCACACCTGAAATGGTGAACTTTATGGCAGTCAAGGCACGGGGTCTGATTTGTTTAGCGATGACAGGCGATCGCCTCGATCGCTTAGATTTACCCTTAATGGTCGATCGCAATACCGATAGCCAACAAACTGCCTTTACCGTAAGCATTGATGCCGTAGAAGGTACATCTACAGGTATTTCCGCCGAGGATCGCTCCCGCACCATTCAAGCAGCAATTAATCCTAATACGCGCCCCAATGATCTGCGCCGTCCGGGGCATGTTTTCCCCTTGAGAGCAAAGGATGGTGGTGTACTCAAGCGGGCAGGGCATACGGAAGCCGCAGTGGATCTAGCACAGATGTCAGGGCTATATCCCGCAGGTGTAATCTGCGAAATTCAGAATGATGATGGCTCGATGGCAAGGTTGCCTGAGCTAATCGAATATGCCAAGCTGCATAATCTCAAATTAATTAGCATTGCGGATTTAATCAGCTATCGTCTAGAACACGATCGCTTTGTCAAGCGTGAGGCGATCGCCAGTTTGCCATCGTTATTTGGTAATTTCCGCGTTTACGGTTATCGCAATACCTTAGATAACACCGAACATTTAGCGATCGTCAAAGGCGATTTACAGGATTTTCCAGAAAATGAAGTCCTAGTGCGCGTTCATTCTGAATGTCTGACGGGTGATGCCCTTGGTTCTTTGCGTTGTGACTGTCGCGGACAGTTACAAAGCGCCTTGAAAATGATCGAGTTTGCCAACTGGGGCGTAGTTGTTTACCTACGCCAAGAAGGACGCGGTATTGGCTTGATTAATAAAATCAAGGCATATTCCCTTCAAGATGGGGGACTCGATACAGTTGAAGCCAATGAAAAACTAGGATTTGGCGCAGATCTGCGTACCTACGGCATCGGGGCACAAATTCTGCATGATCTCGGCATCAAAAAGATGCGCTTGATTACCAATAATCCCCGTAAACTTGCAGGACTCAAGGGTTTTGATATTGAAATCGTGGGACGCTTGCCCCTCTTGATCGAAACCAATGAATATAATTTGCGCTATCTGGAAACTAAAGCCGAAAAACTAGGGCATTTGCTCTTACAAACAAAGCTGGTGACTTTAGGTATCCATTGGACAACCGAAAAATCAACGGAATTGCTTGACCAATTGCGTGAAACTGCTGCTAGTAACGATCTCCTTTTGCAGGAAGAAACTTCTACTGCCTTTGCGAGTTTATTTGCGGATGCTGATACTCAAGAGATAAATAAAGAGTCCGAGAAGGATCTAGCTAATAAGTTCACAATTGTGCATTTAGGCTTTGATAGCTCTAACGAAATTTCTGATGATTGGTATGCCGAGCCAAATCATCCCTATCGTCAGGCAATTATCCGTGTGCTAAAGCATCTCAAACAATGGGAACAGGTTAAAAACTTTAAGTTTTGCGTAGCCAGTAATGATGCTGAAACACCCACAGGTTTTGCGGAAACAATTAACCTTGGCTTAGCATGGCATACACCTTGGCTAACGGATCGCATTTATGAATGGTTTAACTTTTTCCACCACGCCGCCGACGATCTTGCCATTCTAAATAAGTAA
- a CDS encoding HAD-IB family phosphatase, with translation MTRIVFCDFDGTITAVETFVAILKEFAPEISQQLLPQIYNQTLTLREGVRQILESIPSRLYPEILEFTRSQPMRAGFVELLDFLDAEKVPLIVVSGGLQGMVEVVLGDLKQRVHAIHAITIDPSQEYLQLHSDYEYGTELVAKVKVIEAYGATEAIAIGDSITDLNMALYAPTVFARDRLAVYLDQHQKAYIPWHDFFDVRDYLKASWK, from the coding sequence ATGACTCGCATAGTATTCTGTGATTTCGATGGCACAATTACGGCGGTAGAAACCTTTGTCGCAATCTTAAAGGAATTTGCCCCAGAGATTTCGCAGCAGCTACTACCACAAATTTATAATCAGACCTTAACGCTGCGGGAAGGAGTGCGCCAAATTCTCGAATCCATTCCTTCAAGACTCTATCCTGAAATTCTCGAATTTACGCGATCGCAACCGATGCGAGCTGGTTTTGTCGAACTTTTGGATTTTCTGGATGCCGAAAAAGTGCCTTTAATTGTGGTTTCGGGGGGATTGCAAGGAATGGTAGAAGTAGTTCTAGGGGATCTGAAACAGCGCGTTCATGCCATCCATGCGATCACCATTGATCCTAGTCAAGAATATTTACAACTGCATTCCGACTATGAATATGGGACAGAACTAGTTGCCAAGGTGAAGGTAATCGAGGCATATGGAGCAACGGAAGCGATCGCTATTGGTGACTCGATTACGGATTTGAATATGGCACTCTATGCCCCAACCGTATTTGCTCGCGATCGCCTCGCGGTTTATCTTGACCAACACCAAAAAGCATATATTCCTTGGCATGATTTCTTTGATGTGCGAGATTATTTAAAAGCATCATGGAAATAG
- a CDS encoding DUF1565 domain-containing protein encodes MNKFPCLITLTSSISFVIALGAPSIAFAQNAPQKIVFVSPQGADTVGAGTESQAFRTLTAAIAANPQEGTIFQLGAGTYSATTGESFPIRLPKGAVLRGNPNVNGNNVVISGGGRFVSSTFASQNIAIVAANNSRIEGITVTNNNPRGYGLWLESSRNVVVTNSNFIRNTHDGIFLTGAANAYISKNVFTGNTGSGISALGTSTGEIRDNRFENTGFGLSIGQSSQVSLINNQISRNVDGIVISNTAQPTLRGNAIADNQRNGLVILSNASSSPRPDLGTTVSQGNNTFFNNREFDINNATTIPIVAVGNQVNRTKVKGLLDLTASRSPVTNPIANASPLPSIPIVTVPTNPKPVAVSPTVAVPIQSKPNPTPTTVFVPAKPPSSSQILPSPIIATNPSSSNNNSPTTITIEREYSSPTSSSASPRVAALPPATLDPTTGKPFQYRVIVPSTAPSVMQKVRTVVPDAFRLSRSGRVMLQVGAYSDRPAATQLVQKLTQVGVIAEIIPFR; translated from the coding sequence ATGAATAAGTTTCCCTGTCTTATTACTCTCACTTCTAGTATTTCTTTTGTTATCGCTCTAGGCGCACCATCGATCGCCTTTGCCCAAAATGCTCCTCAAAAAATAGTTTTTGTCTCACCCCAAGGCGCTGACACAGTTGGCGCAGGTACAGAAAGTCAAGCTTTTCGCACCCTCACCGCCGCGATCGCCGCCAATCCTCAAGAAGGCACGATCTTCCAATTAGGCGCAGGTACTTATAGTGCAACCACTGGTGAAAGTTTTCCGATTCGGTTGCCCAAGGGTGCGGTTTTACGGGGTAATCCTAATGTTAATGGCAACAATGTCGTAATTAGTGGTGGTGGGCGTTTTGTCAGCTCCACCTTTGCTAGCCAAAATATTGCGATCGTCGCGGCAAATAACTCTCGTATTGAGGGAATTACCGTCACAAATAATAATCCACGCGGTTATGGACTATGGCTAGAGTCAAGCCGTAATGTCGTCGTCACCAATAGTAATTTCATTCGCAATACCCATGATGGCATCTTCTTAACGGGGGCAGCTAATGCCTATATTAGTAAAAATGTCTTTACTGGCAATACGGGTAGTGGGATCTCCGCTCTCGGTACAAGTACAGGAGAAATTCGGGATAATCGATTTGAGAATACAGGCTTTGGTTTGTCCATTGGGCAATCCTCTCAAGTAAGTCTGATTAATAATCAGATCTCGCGGAATGTCGATGGTATCGTCATTTCTAATACGGCTCAGCCAACTCTACGTGGTAATGCGATCGCGGATAATCAACGCAATGGATTAGTCATTCTCAGCAATGCCAGTAGTTCTCCTCGTCCCGATTTAGGAACAACCGTTTCCCAAGGTAATAACACCTTCTTTAATAATCGTGAATTTGACATTAACAATGCCACCACTATTCCCATAGTGGCTGTGGGCAATCAAGTGAACCGCACCAAGGTGAAGGGTTTGCTCGATCTCACGGCTTCGCGATCGCCCGTTACGAACCCCATTGCAAATGCTTCACCACTTCCATCTATTCCTATAGTTACTGTTCCTACAAATCCTAAACCAGTAGCAGTATCACCAACAGTTGCTGTTCCCATTCAATCCAAACCAAATCCTACGCCAACAACAGTATTTGTCCCAGCAAAACCTCCTAGCTCTAGCCAAATACTCCCCAGTCCCATTATTGCGACGAATCCTAGTTCTAGTAATAATAATTCACCAACAACGATCACGATTGAACGCGAATATAGCTCTCCTACATCTTCCAGTGCTTCCCCCCGTGTGGCGGCTCTACCACCAGCAACGCTTGATCCTACGACTGGAAAACCATTCCAATATCGGGTGATTGTGCCTAGCACTGCTCCATCTGTGATGCAGAAGGTAAGAACCGTTGTTCCTGATGCGTTTCGTCTATCCCGTAGCGGAAGAGTAATGCTACAAGTAGGAGCCTATAGCGATCGCCCTGCTGCCACGCAGTTAGTTCAGAAATTAACCCAAGTTGGAGTCATTGCGGAAATCATTCCATTTCGCTAA
- a CDS encoding clan AA aspartic protease, whose amino-acid sequence MILGNVSLRCEAMLPLVVDNANGQQQIIEAVIDTGFNGFLTLPLDIITQLDLSWNGSDTVTLGDGSETLFDIYSARIIWDGQFREIDVAESETEPLIGMGLLYGYKLQIEVVERGLVTIVALA is encoded by the coding sequence ATGATACTAGGAAATGTTAGCTTGAGATGCGAAGCGATGCTTCCACTAGTTGTCGATAATGCCAACGGACAACAACAGATTATTGAGGCAGTCATAGATACAGGATTTAATGGATTTTTGACCTTGCCGTTAGATATCATCACTCAACTTGATTTGTCTTGGAATGGTTCAGATACTGTTACATTGGGGGATGGGAGTGAGACTCTATTTGATATCTATTCCGCAAGAATCATATGGGATGGGCAATTTCGTGAGATTGATGTTGCTGAATCAGAAACAGAACCTTTGATTGGTATGGGATTGCTCTATGGATACAAATTACAAATAGAAGTAGTTGAAAGAGGCTTAGTTACAATTGTTGCATTAGCTTGA
- a CDS encoding ATP-binding protein, with protein MAKLRKLANRTRELEIFLQMAQGNHDCRIMLIEGESGMGKSSLLSRFQQQCPDTVKYVPFDCKGLDSIAAFLSEVINDLGRAQFPTFVKQLKTFIQGSVDFSENDIKAQTISIAINGTSIDPQAQEHRLKQLHDAFFNDLERFEHQIVITLDTYQMANKSLQDWIEGTWLRTVVRRLKKVTTVIAGQATPNPSNSVWGHECEHFKLTSIDDLKAWCDEFCDLPDHAIKPILIGLKGHPKNVHEVLLTVINSGQY; from the coding sequence ATGGCAAAACTGCGTAAATTAGCGAACCGTACAAGGGAACTTGAAATATTTCTACAAATGGCACAGGGCAATCATGATTGCCGCATTATGCTTATTGAAGGAGAGTCAGGCATGGGGAAATCATCGCTTCTCAGCCGATTTCAGCAACAATGTCCAGACACAGTGAAATATGTGCCGTTTGATTGCAAAGGCTTAGATAGTATTGCAGCGTTTTTGTCGGAAGTTATAAATGATTTGGGACGGGCGCAATTTCCTACTTTTGTAAAACAACTTAAAACTTTTATACAAGGAAGTGTTGATTTTTCTGAAAATGATATTAAAGCACAAACAATTTCCATAGCAATTAATGGGACTAGTATCGATCCGCAAGCGCAGGAACATCGTTTAAAACAGTTACATGATGCTTTTTTTAATGATTTAGAGAGATTTGAGCATCAAATAGTAATTACACTCGATACTTACCAAATGGCAAATAAGTCATTACAGGATTGGATTGAAGGCACATGGTTAAGAACTGTTGTACGACGTTTAAAAAAGGTGACAACTGTGATTGCTGGGCAGGCAACTCCAAATCCAAGTAATTCGGTTTGGGGGCATGAATGTGAACATTTTAAACTGACTTCGATTGATGATCTAAAGGCATGGTGTGATGAGTTTTGTGATCTACCCGATCATGCGATTAAACCGATCTTAATTGGGCTTAAAGGTCATCCTAAAAATGTTCATGAAGTGTTATTAACAGTGATAAACAGTGGTCAGTATTGA
- a CDS encoding acetate/propionate family kinase yields the protein MKILVLNAGSSSQKSCLYDLGNVLPDTPPEPIWEAMVDWTHHTGFAEIKVKTHQGKVLQEELAATSRPKIIAHMLETLWDGETAVIKEPSDVDIIGHRVVHGGAEYRQSTMLNAEVKEAIAKLSVFAPVHNPANLEGITATENVFGKIPQVAVFDTAFHAHLSPAAYTYAIPSKYAEQGIRRYGFHGISHQYCRDRASQILNRPVNDLRLITCHLGNGCSLAAIRDGHSIDTTMGFTPLEGLVMGSRAGSIDAGILIHLLRQPDMDVEKLDRLLNRESGLLGLSGISADLRPILKAIAEGNSQAQLAFDVYVHSLRSHIGAMLASLGGLDALVFTAGVGENAPDIRAATSAGFEFLGLKLDLEKNNQRAIDIDIAAPDSAVRVLVIHTQEDWEIARECWNIQT from the coding sequence ATGAAAATATTAGTTCTCAATGCAGGATCGAGTAGCCAAAAAAGTTGTTTGTATGATTTAGGGAATGTATTGCCTGACACACCCCCTGAACCAATTTGGGAAGCGATGGTAGACTGGACGCACCATACGGGATTTGCCGAAATCAAAGTTAAAACCCATCAGGGCAAAGTTCTCCAAGAAGAACTTGCCGCAACTTCACGCCCAAAGATTATCGCGCATATGTTAGAGACTTTGTGGGATGGAGAAACCGCAGTGATCAAAGAGCCTTCAGATGTAGATATCATCGGGCATCGGGTGGTACATGGCGGTGCAGAATATCGCCAAAGTACCATGCTTAATGCAGAAGTAAAAGAGGCGATCGCGAAACTCTCAGTCTTTGCTCCTGTCCATAATCCTGCGAATTTAGAAGGCATTACCGCAACGGAAAATGTATTTGGGAAGATTCCCCAAGTTGCTGTATTTGATACTGCCTTTCACGCTCACCTATCGCCAGCCGCCTACACCTACGCCATTCCCAGTAAATATGCAGAGCAAGGAATTCGCCGTTATGGCTTTCATGGAATCAGCCACCAATATTGTCGCGATCGCGCTTCTCAAATCCTCAATCGCCCAGTTAACGATTTACGCTTGATAACCTGTCATTTAGGAAATGGTTGCTCCTTAGCTGCAATTCGTGATGGTCATAGTATTGATACGACTATGGGATTTACACCTCTCGAAGGCTTAGTTATGGGCAGTCGTGCAGGTTCCATTGATGCAGGAATTCTCATCCATTTACTACGTCAGCCCGATATGGATGTGGAGAAACTCGATCGCCTTCTCAATCGCGAATCTGGTCTATTAGGCCTCTCAGGAATTTCTGCGGATTTACGTCCGATTCTCAAAGCGATCGCAGAGGGTAACTCCCAAGCACAGCTTGCCTTTGATGTTTATGTACATAGTTTGCGATCGCATATTGGCGCAATGTTAGCTAGTCTAGGCGGTTTAGATGCCCTAGTTTTCACCGCAGGCGTTGGCGAAAATGCTCCAGATATTAGAGCCGCCACCTCTGCAGGTTTTGAGTTTTTAGGTCTCAAACTAGATCTAGAGAAAAATAATCAACGGGCGATCGATATTGATATTGCGGCTCCCGATTCTGCTGTGCGAGTTTTAGTGATTCACACTCAAGAAGATTGGGAAATTGCTAGAGAATGTTGGAATATTCAGACTTGA
- a CDS encoding aspartate carbamoyltransferase catalytic subunit — MTELTWQRRHVISLSDFTPNDYETVLQTAVSFLEVLSRRNKKVPTLQSKVVANLFFESSTRTRNSFELAAKRLSADTLNFAPGTSSLSKGETILDTARTFLAMGTDIMVIRHQSAGVPLAIAKDMDVLSGKVAILNAGDGKHEHPSQALLDLLTFCMYLNPTAPTAKDLKGKKVAIVGDILHSRVARSNLWSLLTNGADVHLAAPPTLLPPEFAEYGAKIHYSLEPALEDADFVMTLRLQMERMGQFLIPSLREYHAKYGITRDRLAKCAPNVQVLHPGPVNRGVEISSDLMDDPRLSLIDKQVTNGVAIRMSLLYLLGTAI; from the coding sequence ATGACTGAACTTACTTGGCAGCGACGACATGTGATCTCGCTGTCTGACTTTACGCCGAACGATTACGAAACGGTCTTGCAGACAGCCGTTAGCTTCTTAGAAGTTCTGTCGCGCCGCAACAAAAAAGTACCAACCTTGCAGAGCAAAGTTGTCGCTAATTTATTCTTTGAATCTTCCACCCGCACCCGCAATAGTTTTGAGCTTGCCGCCAAGCGTCTCTCGGCTGACACTTTAAACTTTGCCCCCGGAACTTCCTCTCTTTCTAAAGGAGAAACGATTCTCGACACAGCCCGCACCTTTCTGGCGATGGGAACGGACATCATGGTGATTCGCCATCAATCGGCGGGTGTGCCCTTAGCGATCGCTAAAGATATGGATGTCCTCAGTGGTAAAGTCGCGATTCTCAATGCAGGGGATGGCAAGCATGAACATCCATCTCAAGCCTTGCTCGATCTGCTGACCTTCTGTATGTATCTCAATCCCACGGCTCCCACGGCAAAGGATCTCAAGGGCAAAAAAGTAGCGATCGTCGGCGATATTCTGCATTCACGGGTAGCGCGATCGAATCTCTGGAGTCTGCTCACCAATGGGGCAGATGTCCACCTTGCCGCACCACCGACCTTACTACCACCAGAATTCGCCGAATATGGCGCAAAAATCCATTATTCCCTAGAGCCAGCCCTTGAGGATGCCGATTTTGTGATGACTCTGCGTTTACAAATGGAACGGATGGGACAATTCCTGATTCCCAGTTTGCGCGAATATCATGCGAAGTACGGCATCACTCGCGATCGCCTTGCTAAATGTGCGCCCAATGTCCAAGTCTTGCACCCTGGACCTGTAAATCGTGGTGTGGAAATCAGTTCTGACTTAATGGACGATCCTCGTTTGAGCTTAATCGATAAGCAGGTCACAAACGGTGTGGCGATTCGGATGAGTTTGCTTTATTTACTTGGCACAGCAATTTAA
- a CDS encoding S-layer homology domain-containing protein, translated as MTNQTRRSGTALLVAVSFIGSSAIPLISATSAFAQTTFNDVPTNYWAQPFIQELASRDILKGFPDGGFRPNDPVTRAQFAAILSKATNKTPIRGGVSFVDVSSNYWAASAIQKSYTTGFMSGYPGNVFEPTQNIPRVQILVSLANGLNYSASQAPETILQTYADASGIPNYARNSVAAATENRLVVNYPNVQFLNPNQPATRAEVAAFIYQALVRSGQVTAIASPYIVGQTTTTPPVQNQVRIPAGNTIAVQYSKDKILLGPDEKVPLTLTVSQNIANPQGMILIPSGTQVVGELRTVSGGAQFFASELVFSNGRRVAINGTSKVVTTTEKVDKGISVGKVVQNAALGAAAAAAISAVTGDRAIATEEVLGGAGIATLLGLFLGRDSVTLASVNPNTDLTVTLNSDLLLQ; from the coding sequence ATGACAAATCAAACTAGACGTTCTGGCACAGCCTTACTGGTTGCTGTTAGTTTTATTGGTAGTTCTGCAATTCCTTTAATTAGTGCAACATCTGCTTTTGCTCAGACTACATTTAATGATGTGCCTACTAACTATTGGGCACAGCCTTTTATTCAAGAATTAGCTTCTAGAGATATTCTTAAAGGGTTTCCTGACGGGGGGTTCCGTCCAAATGATCCCGTAACTAGAGCGCAATTTGCGGCGATTCTTAGTAAAGCTACGAACAAAACACCAATCCGTGGGGGCGTATCTTTTGTTGATGTTTCTTCAAACTATTGGGCAGCCTCAGCAATCCAGAAATCATACACAACTGGCTTTATGTCGGGCTACCCCGGAAATGTTTTTGAACCTACCCAAAATATTCCTCGTGTCCAGATTTTAGTGTCTCTCGCAAATGGACTAAATTATTCTGCTAGCCAAGCCCCTGAAACAATTTTACAGACCTATGCCGATGCTTCTGGCATTCCGAACTACGCCAGAAATAGTGTGGCAGCAGCTACCGAAAATCGCTTGGTCGTGAACTATCCCAATGTTCAATTTTTAAATCCTAATCAACCAGCAACTAGAGCTGAAGTCGCCGCCTTTATTTATCAAGCGCTAGTTCGCTCAGGACAAGTAACTGCGATCGCTTCACCCTATATCGTTGGTCAAACCACCACGACACCCCCAGTCCAAAATCAAGTCCGAATCCCCGCAGGCAACACAATTGCAGTGCAGTATTCCAAGGATAAGATCTTGCTAGGTCCTGATGAAAAAGTACCTTTGACTTTGACTGTATCGCAAAATATTGCGAATCCCCAAGGTATGATCTTGATTCCTTCTGGTACGCAAGTGGTTGGTGAATTGCGAACTGTATCAGGTGGTGCTCAGTTCTTTGCCAGTGAACTAGTATTTAGTAATGGTAGACGTGTAGCCATCAATGGTACTTCCAAAGTAGTGACTACCACTGAGAAAGTTGATAAGGGCATCAGCGTTGGCAAAGTTGTCCAAAATGCGGCTCTCGGTGCTGCTGCTGCCGCCGCGATCTCGGCCGTAACTGGTGATCGGGCGATCGCTACCGAAGAAGTCCTTGGTGGTGCAGGTATTGCGACATTACTCGGTCTATTTTTGGGGCGAGATAGTGTAACTCTTGCTTCTGTGAATCCCAATACGGATCTCACTGTAACTCTAAATTCCGATCTATTACTACAGTAG
- the grpE gene encoding helix-turn-helix domain-containing protein, whose translation MSDRTEILRQYMQLADISSFQLLSERTGVSRRMIDTLRKGNATTLKYVDLAKLAEVLQIELIELIAKFINPDLPSNDQSTGSAIASLREEYQHLQQTLANQQQELRSQFERETIQQLESLLLQLPSAAYAAQNNPSMLAKNILPLLRPIDTLLQKWGITAIGSVGEEVAYDPQRHQLMEGSEELEEGSSVIIRYIGYIQGEKLLYRARVAVKQP comes from the coding sequence ATGAGCGATCGCACAGAGATATTACGTCAATATATGCAGCTAGCTGATATATCTAGCTTTCAGTTACTAAGTGAGCGTACGGGGGTATCACGACGCATGATCGACACCCTGCGTAAAGGGAATGCGACAACTTTAAAATATGTAGACCTAGCTAAGCTAGCGGAAGTCTTACAGATTGAATTAATAGAATTGATTGCCAAATTTATTAATCCAGATTTACCTAGCAATGATCAATCTACAGGTTCAGCGATCGCATCTTTGCGTGAGGAATATCAACATTTACAGCAGACTTTAGCAAATCAACAACAAGAATTGCGATCGCAATTTGAGAGAGAAACAATTCAGCAATTGGAATCGCTACTGCTGCAATTACCATCAGCAGCCTATGCCGCGCAAAACAATCCCAGTATGCTAGCAAAAAATATTTTGCCTTTGTTGCGTCCTATTGATACGCTTTTACAAAAATGGGGAATTACCGCGATCGGTTCCGTCGGTGAGGAAGTTGCCTACGATCCACAAAGGCATCAGTTAATGGAAGGAAGTGAGGAGCTTGAAGAAGGCAGTTCTGTAATCATTCGCTATATCGGTTACATACAAGGGGAAAAGTTATTGTATCGAGCTAGAGTTGCAGTTAAACAGCCTTAA